From a region of the Vitis riparia cultivar Riparia Gloire de Montpellier isolate 1030 unplaced genomic scaffold, EGFV_Vit.rip_1.0 scaffold868_pilon_pilon, whole genome shotgun sequence genome:
- the LOC117910807 gene encoding probable disease resistance protein At5g45490, with the protein MSVDHLQFLKNKFILDLEDAEEEHSGENEIPLLAHFLQIRDALKAKDITASTPIRLKNCLYNAISALEECVVLSEKREPRKKKDGPMHGYTLAEHWILCKTRRLLVQVKRKLTAPADAIIPGFDEQLNTILDRLRKTGEGFQEIGIVGIGGSGKTALAQLVFTQSDERYFRDYRIWICLFRKLSGNVRFKKMIKDMLKQCKAVGDYEDFDEEEQSEEAAAVDDEDYDGVEVEELLENLGKALKGKRYLMVLDGIWDINIHWYFKLKDKLKSLTGDGNADGHVIITSRLPHKARMMVGPHNLYHIQPPMGHMWLFEETLYRLKRYKLKLKDEVTEQCDGLPLAMHTLAPVIEDQILGNR; encoded by the exons ATGTCTGTTGATCATTTGCAGTTCTTGAAGAACAAGTTCATTCTGGACTTGGAAGACGCGGAGGAGGAACACTCCGGGGAAAATGAGATCCCCCTTCTCGCTCATTTTCTACAGATTAGAGATGCGTTGAAAGCAAAGGACATCACGGCATCCACACCCATCAGATTGAAGAATTGTCTATACAACGCGATCAGCGCATTAGAAGAGTGCGTGGTGTTGTCGGAGAAGCGTGAACCCCGAAAGAAGAAGGATGGTCCGATGCATGGATACACTCTGGCGGAGCATTGGATTTTATGCAAAACCAGAAGGTTGTTGGTTCAAGTAAAGAGAAAGCTTACTGCTCCGGCTGATGCCATTATTCCTG GTTTTGATGAACAATTAAACACAATTTTAGATCGACTTCGGAAGACAGGGGAGGGATTTCAGGAAATTGGAATCGTGGGGATTGGGGGCTCGGGTAAAACCGCTCTGGCCCAGTTGGTTTTTACCCAATCCGATGAGAGGTATTTCCGGGATTACAGAATTTGGATATGCTTATTCCGGAAACTGAGTGGAAATGTAAGGTTTAAGAAGATGATAAAGGACATGTTGAAGCAGTGTAAGGCAGTGGGGGATTATGAAGATTTTGATGAAGAAGAGCAGAGTGAGGAAGCAGCAGCGGTGGATGATGAAGACTACGATGGGGTAGAAGTGGAAGAGCTGTTGGAGAATCTTGGGAAAGCTTTGAAGGGTAAAAGGTATTTGATGGTGTTGGACGGCATCTGGGACATCAACATCCACTGGTATTTCAAGTTAAAGGACAAGTTGAAGTCTCTAACTGGTGATGGTAATGCTGATGGGCATGTCATCATTACAAGCCGACTCCCCCACAAAGCAAGAATGATGGTGGGCCCTCACAATCTGTATCACATACAGCCTCCCATGGGGCACATGTGGCTATTCGAAGAAACATTGTATAGGCTTAAAAGGTATAAGTTGAAATTGAAGGATGAGGTTACAGAGCAATGTGATGGCCTCCCATTAGCAATGCACACATTGGCACCAGTGATTGAAGACCAGATCCTGGGAAACAGGTAA